The Pecten maximus unplaced genomic scaffold, xPecMax1.1, whole genome shotgun sequence genome includes the window aaatgtttatcatataaatGGTTTACTGTTAACTCTATATACTGCCAACTGTTTACCAATGAACATgaaaatgtttatcatataaatGGTTTACTGTTAATTCTATATACTGCCCACTGTTTACCAATAAACATgaaaatgtttatcatataaatGGTTTACTGTTAATTCTATATACTGCCCACTGTTTACCATATTAACTGGTTGATGTTTACAATACTAACTTTAACTCAGGATTCGGAACAAAACACCACAATTTTCAATAGCGAGTTTGCGTACCGTATATATGGATGCATGTATAATTCATCATAAACAATGcaaactttatctattttactaCAATTGCGAAGCAAGCTATATCAGTTTATATCAATAACGCTTGTTTGTCCGGATTAAAGCGTCTgggggagtcttactgtggAAAAAACCTTTGTGGGGCAGATGATACAATAGGTTTTCTCATCCGATCGTGGAATCGAACTCcggtcgcctaggtgaaaggcataTATGTTACGATCAAACATAGTCTAAATATATATGTCTACTCTACCAGATGCAAAACAATATTCAGTTTACCCTGTTAAAGCCGGTATTCAcgtatacaattttatatatctagaCACACTATGTTTTATACACATACCTGAAACCTGAACAAATGTTGGTTAATCTACCTGTAAAGGCATTCAGAGAAAAGTCACAGACCACAAACTACATATAAACAGTATCAACCGCCAAATCAGAAATATCTTTTCAACAATGTTAACAACCAGTGTTTGAAACATGTAGACTTTACGTCAGTAAAAGGCTTCCAGTTTATTTTGAAAGTAATAATACCGGCGTAATCTATAATGAAGTGTGGTAACGTTTTAATCAGTGCGTATCAACATAATACGTATTATAATAATTGTAGACCAACTCATCGCTTATTCGTAGGCATTCAGGAAGTGTTGAGTTGAATTgcttttttttatgatttttttttctttttaatatgtaatactgtatagATACAAGCTTTTCGCATATTCATTATGGCGCCAAATATCCGAACCCGTAATCGTCACCCATCTATTATTTATTCAGCTATGTACACCAAACACGGAATAAAATACCAGTGCTAGAACATCCAAAATAAATATCGAATATGCCTACTATAGTTTTGTTCTCTCCAACACTAAACATCATTATCAATCACAAGCGCCTAGATCTGGGTAGTATTAAAAGATAAAGTTGGGTTTGGGgatgatattttttctataaatacttgCCAGAAATATATGTCCGTGCACCAAGAAATATTTTCCATATCAATATTGCTGACATCAGAAGGGACTTCGTGCAATTACGTTACTGTAAGCACGCAGGTGTCTACGGGCGGTACGatattttgagaaaaatcaTGTGAGATACTGCATTTACACAGAAATCATAACATTTTTAGATTGATAAAAGTTTTGCTTAAAAAAGTtcaaaataaatccaaatataaCTTTATGTTTTAGGCTACATTGTTACTTTGACGATTGCCTATATCATATGATATCCTGTTCCGACACGTCTGACCACAGCAAGATCTCGACTAGGTACCGCATCTGTTGGAAGACATTTTATCGGTGGTAGAAATACAATAATTGGTCGACTTGAAGAATGATTTTTGTTTGCAGAATCCATCACTTTGGTATGGAATAAAAAATACAATGCTTTTTACACGCTCGTTTTTCGTCTATGTATTAACTGACGAAACGAGTACCTGTGTATGTAGCCTTAGCCCCGCCTATACAAATATcattcaatgtatatatacactgtgcTCAACTGACAAACCTCGGCGACTGGCACACCTAAGCTGACTACCTATTAGACTGCTGATACCGTCAACGATCTGATATTCACCGCTTTAATATAGAACATTGCTAACCTCGGCTATCGATTGTAACAGAGAATTTCCCGATGTTTCAGTATTTTCAACCAATCACAAAAAAGATTTGTCGATCATCGGGCTTAACTACGTCAATAATTGCTACCATCCAAGGAAGCACTAGAAATGCTTTGCCAGCCATATTGTGGGGCTTTGCGCTTGGATATAAATAGTATGTTTACTTTTATTGGCTCGCTGGCATACTTTAAACGCAGCGATAGGTTACCTGTTGTCTGTAATGTCCATTCGTAGAGGTAGATCAAATTTTAACTCTCATAGATAAAGAAAAGACATAACTAAGCGAGCTTCTTCATACCCTTCTATCTCCATCGTTACTTTAACTGCTTACTAATAAATAATGATGTTGGTAGGTCTGATAGGCTTTTGGGAAGCTTATACTTGTTGTAATGATATGTGACTGTGATTATGAAATGTTCTGATTGACAAAACGCAATGCTCACCGCACAATAATACACCAGAAGGTTGAAATTGCTTTTTATTTCAGTTGCCTTGTACCCTAAAATACTATCAAGAGAAAAGCCAtttgttatttcttaaattCATATATCACACAGTaaagaaacaaagacaaaaaacTTACACATAAAGTAATAactgatatttttgtattagttatataatatgacaATTGTCAACTTAAGATACCGGTTAAAGTCGGGGTTGATCAACCCTGGTGGGAAAATCATGTCGTCCGATGACATCGATAATAATGAAATTCTAGGTTTGATAAATTCTGGTGTTAATCTCAACCAAATTGTATACTGTTGTATTGATTTATACATGCATTCTTAGGTTGTTTTGTTATTTCCTTGTTGACATTGCTAATGCAATTTTAAGTGCACAATAAATAATTGAATTGGATTGAGTTAAAGAGATCCTAACAATTTTGTATTGATCGGTGGTCGATGGAGTAACTATGGTGATATCATACGCGATATCTCACCTTCGCTAAATGTTAGGGAAGTCACTATATTGGAAGTAAGTAATGTTAACTGTTGCAATCTCGGACAATCAGATTGTATTCTAGCGTTTCAGGCCATCCAGTATACAAATACCATGGACTGGTCAAACAACATACGCGGAGATTGATTTAGTAATTGACAGTAGCCTAATGTTTCTTCAAAGCGTTGACTATCTTTGATACATTCCGAAGATTTCTTCATGCATTATTCTCAGCCTCGATATGTTGCATAAAAATTGAATAGTTTAAGAAAACATTTTACTTAAACATTTCTTTGTAGAATCGTCCATCCTCGTATCTGTTGAGGGCACTTCCCTTAGTGGAATATACATTTACAAGGGCGATAGTACCAGCGTCACGAAGACATCTCCATATAATTTCACCAGCTTGGGATCAAGTAATGTTCAGATCAGGAGCATGGATGTTAATGTAGCCAATGGATCCATCTACTTCTTTGACAGAATTTCTCGATGCATATATCGTTTGCATTCAGTCAATGTCGAAAATGTCCACTGCGGAATTTCAAGCTCAGTATTCACCTCGATAGCGTATGATTGGGTAAGTGGAAACATGTACTGGACAGACGGCTTGTTTAACTGGATAGCGGTCCAGCCTGTTGATGCAACTGACAAGAGCATGTTCAGAGTCATAATCCAGGATGATATAGAAAATCCAAGAGCCATTGCTGTGGATGGTGTAGCAGGGTAAATATTGTAGCAGGATATATCAATAATACTACTTTGAACGCAGTGTTGTTTATTGTCCTTAACACAACAAAATTGAATGTACGGGTTTAGGGTAAATTTCTCTGTTGAATATTAATTTCATATGTCGTTGGAAACTCTGAATTTGTTGTCCCTGGATAACCACATTGTAGATAACAACAATTTAGACGAATCCTAGAATGACGGAAGTATGGTACTCTATAACATGACTCGTTCGTTGTGTATGATCTTTAGTGGTCCTCGATGTTGCTATGGAACAACAGATATGAACACAATGAATGATGGCTGATTACGGCTATCTCGTTTTGGCGTTTTTGTGATGGCGTGTTTTGCGTTCTCCAGCTACACCATCCCGAGATAAGAAATAAATTGTCGTCTATTTGCCTCTTTAAACCACAACGAGCCAACACGCCAAAGCCACAATTTACCGCAAAAACACGCCAACGCGAATGACCGTAATCAGCCACCAGAGTTGTATGCATTATAGTTATAATTGTTGCATTGTCTAACCATGTGCACCTACGAAATAATTTTAAAGCTCCAAACGACGACAGAAAGTACAGACTTACATTTCATGTTTTGCAGTAACTTATCATACAATTCGTTTATTTAAGGCTCTCGCGTACCAAACTCAACATTATACCATTGATACAAAAACAATGAAGAaatcaaaaatgtatttaaacatttttttcagatatgTTTTTTGGTTTGATATATCACCATCTGGCTACCGGATAGAACGATCATTGCTTGATGGAACCTCCCGAACCCCAATCATCACTACTAGCTTGTTGAACgtacaagatattgaaatagACCCGATCGCCAGGAGGCTTTACTGGACAGACGACTGGAGATATGCCATTGAATTTTCACTGTATGACGGAACGGACCGTAAAGTTTTGTACAAACAGTTGAATATCAACTTTCGATCCATTACAGTAGATACGGTAATTATTGTTCATATGTAGCCTGTAAGGTATGCTGCATACGCAGTGACCTCACTCTGGATAAGGAAATGTTTGAGAAAAGCTACTTATGCTCTTTGTATGTTCTCAACAATTGGATGACGTCACAGCAACAATTCAGTGACGTTACTGCAataatacaatgacgtcacgtcaacaGTGTTTTGTATTGACATAACGTctatattagatacataagattTACGTTTCTATGATATTCCAATATTCACATTTATTTCCAGTTACCAGCTTGACCACATGATTTCGTCTTGAAATTACTCTCAAATACAGCGCTGATAATATCACTTGGCAGTTTTGAAAACGAGGCAGTCAGTTTGTTAACAGTAACACATAATGTATGAGGAGACACAGTATTGAAAACCCTGTTTTTCGACAACAGATTTGATCATTGTTGTGGAAGCTCTTATTTGATTGCTCAAAGTCATTTCAGAATTACGAAAAAGTTATATTCATTCCCAGAATTTAACCAAATCATGTGTGTTAATAGCTGGAAGTTCTTACCATAGATACACGTTTGTCTCGTCTCTCAATACACACTTATAGGCAGGTCTAAACTGCAATACATGTTGAACCCGAGCAAAATTTTAGGGATTTCTTTTGACCATCTTTCCATCATTGCGCGCATGCGTTATCATACATGACACAAACAATTTGCATATCCAGAGTGTTGATCAAAAGCGAGTGATTTCTCtttgataattattaattaatatatatatggcatAATGCTAAATGACAGTCCAAAATGTTAAACGGTGATGTCGCTTCAACACTTGAGCTGTTGATGAACCTAGTGCATACCATTACTCAAAATCATTGCTGATCAACAAATGTAATTAGGTAAGATTTTTAGATAAAAATAATGAACTACCGTCCAAATTTGTAATTTCTTAATTCGTCAAGAAAGGAGAAAACATTCCAATTTAGTTCCAATTTACGACCTCTTTGTAAACGACAGAATAGTTTCAAAGAGATATGCAGTACATCATGTTTATTACCACAATAGAATGCGATAATCAAGTGCACTTGGCAGCTTTACCGACCAAATGTCTATGTCGTCCCTCCTGCCGGTCGAATAACTTTGTTAAGAACTAGTGAATATACCAGAAAAACTACTTTGGGTACTAAACAGCTGAATCCACATCTAAAAATGTGTAGAACTTACTGGGAAAAGAGTAACAGGCTTATTTAAATATACAGTGATTTTCTTGGTTTTCAAAATGCAAGTGCAACATAAACCCTCATGCAGAATTACTGTTTATCGTCACAAAACTCTGTCATTAATAAACGATTTAGATATGCATTGATTTcattaaataaatgatattttcgAATATCCTTATTACAGTAACTAAATATTGTGAACTTTATGAAAAgttaacattgaaatacatattAGCAACAATTGATAAATGTCGTACATACACCAATATCACTTTACATGAACTAATtcttaaatatgaaaaacattttttgttctGTATTTTGTTTCAGAATCATGTGTGTACGACTCTCTATAGCATTGATGGGTGGTATTGTTTTTCCAAATCAACCGGAAGCATTACTTTTTCTCGCTCCAGCGAGTTTTCTTTAACGGACCCAGTCATAATTACCATTTCTAAGGAAGATATGAGGCCTCGTGTGACTGGTATGTTTCATTTGATAGTGTTATTAAGAATACAGCTATATTgatcacagtacaactacgacaggaaattcaaatatttacattcagatcaccaacacatagtccatatgatacattgtacaagtagatatataacatagtagcATAAATGATGAAGGAGACAACGCTATGAcctcacgatctacggcacccaattcACTAGTTCTTACTTAACAACAAAGTTATTCGATTAACCATACTGacaaattgtttattattataaataccTGAATCACATTTTATACATGGATGAGAATTGTACACCTATTATAcatattcatcacagtacaacataCATAGGCCGAACGGCGGTGGCTACGTCGCTCAAAGGATTGCCCGCATCCTTACATGCttgataaattatcatttcGAAAAACTGCTGAAATGTGTAGGAAAACGAAAGTTTTTTTAACATGTGTTCTTTAGATCATGCGCAGGTATGAGGTAAGATATATGCAACACagggaccgcggtggccgagtggttaaggtgtcccgacacttgttcactagtcctccacctctgggttgcgagtttgaaacctacgtggggcagttgccaggtactggccgtaggccggtggtttttcctcgggtactccggctttcctccacctccaaaacctggcacgtccttaaatgatcctggctgttaataggacgttaaacaaaaaacaaacaaaccaaatatgcAACACAAAAACGGTGATGATTGATCGCCGGTATGTTCCAAAATTGGCAAAACAGTTGCAGTTCGACGATAATGTATACCGCAGGTTTTATGAATGTTCCCATGGCCAACATGTGATGTAGCGTGCATTTTTTCCTCATGTACAAAGTTCCTCTGTGATGGTTCCCAGCAGTATACATTATCGCCGAACTGCAATTGTTTTGCCGATTTTGGAACATAATGCACTGGGAGTACAACGGCGGTCACCAATCCAAGAGCTGACTAGCTATTCGACTATGCAGCTTATATGCCCATATTCATGTACCATCACAGAGGAACTTTCTGCAAAGTTCAAATGTTAACATAAAATGACTGATATTATTAAATGACAATCTTGATTTTCCGAAGcacattggttttatttatagGTAGTTGCTCGACATTGGGATGTGAACACTTTTGTGTAAATCTCCAACCAAGTGgtaaatgtatgtgtaaggAGGGATACACGCTGGATACAGACGGATtacactgtacaggtaacaaacCTTTTAGTAGTGGTGCTGTTTTTTATGGTAGATGTGAACCTCTTATTTGTTTTAAACCGTGATCTCGCATTAATACATCCAGataatttaatattgattttatattgCTAACAGTTTATGAACATAGGGATACATAtaattcaatgttttttttttttttatataatttcgaAAATACGCTCACATGTGTAGTTATCTGATACTTCACCATCAATCATTCCTAACTCCTGTTCATATCTCTCGAAAACATGTCGTGATCTCACTTCTTTACTAGATCTCCTTTGTAAGACATGGAATATTAATGTAATCGTGATCTTACGTCAACTTCTTTCTGACGCTAtgaaaaatataagatatataacttGTGATTTATGggacatgttttatatttagcGGTAGTCTTATTTTAGTGCCTTTCAAGTTGGTAACATTCCGCTAAAGTATCACTACGCTAATTATACTCTCTAGATGTATAAATTCTTTATTTCTCTTATCCGGTTTAATTTGTTAAAGCGCGAACGTTCGCAGTGTCTCTTTCATGGAAATATAGATATTCTAGAGCGTTGGATGATCTGCACTAAAATTTCTTGTATACGGCTGATATTTGATGCCAAGACAACTACCTTCATTCTAGAAAACCATCCGCTTTATAGTAAAGCATTTGTGGTTTCCAACGACACCCACATATGTATGATGAGTTTCCGTGCAGTATCAGGCTACAATGATCCTCTTCGATGCGTTGGTAACGTTGTACAAGGTTGTCAGCTTCTGACTGTCGACACCAGTAACAAACTTATCTACTACGTGGACACGACATCAAACTTCATCAGAGAGTACAATATGGCTACAGACACAAGCCGCCAGATCACAACAGCCAATACTGTGTCCGGTAAacatatagtaaaatatctaaatatatcacTGTGGGTCATATATAACCGTTAAAATAACAAGtgtttcaaatatgttttttctcCGACAAAAGACTAATTATGATCTGTTAAAACAAGAAAAggctgttgtatatttttaaacaacACCAAGCGTTACATAATTTACACTATTCACACCCTCCACAACTCTTTTTCTTTCAATCTTTTACTTCAGTGATTAACTAATTAGTTCAATCACAAAGTGGACCAAGCGCTTTTAGACGTTATATTTAAGAAGATATTCGTttagatttgtttatttgataattattgtattttgttcagCCTATTCTTGATTCATTACGTAAGAATAAAGctattgtttatgatgtcacTGATGATTATACCAATGACTTGTCGCGTACACTGCATCTTCAAATTCTTAAAAAGATATACCGATTAAAATATGTCATTGCAAATTAGTCCGTCTGCTGAAGCAAGTGTCGTGTTTAATCTCAAAAGTTGCAAACGAAATACTTAATGTTTAAAAATCTTACTTATTAATTACGCATA containing:
- the LOC117319859 gene encoding low-density lipoprotein receptor-related protein 5-like: SSILVSVEGTSLSGIYIYKGDSTSVTKTSPYNFTSLGSSNVQIRSMDVNVANGSIYFFDRISRCIYRLHSVNVENVHCGISSSVFTSIAYDWVSGNMYWTDGLFNWIAVQPVDATDKSMFRVIIQDDIENPRAIAVDGVAGYVFWFDISPSGYRIERSLLDGTSRTPIITTSLLNVQDIEIDPIARRLYWTDDWRYAIEFSLYDGTDRKVLYKQLNINFRSITVDTNHVCTTLYSIDGWYCFSKSTGSITFSRSSEFSLTDPVIITISKEDMRPRVTGSCSTLGCEHFCVNLQPSGKCMCKEGYTLDTDGLHCTENHPLYSKAFVVSNDTHICMMSFRAVSGYNDPLRCVGNVVQGCQLLTVDTSNKLIYYVDTTSNFIREYNMATDTSRQITTANTVS